One stretch of Kogia breviceps isolate mKogBre1 chromosome 18, mKogBre1 haplotype 1, whole genome shotgun sequence DNA includes these proteins:
- the RPL18 gene encoding large ribosomal subunit protein eL18 yields MGVDIRHNKDRKVRRKEPKSQDIYLRLLVKLYRFLARRTNSTFNQVVLKRLFMSRSNRPPLSLSRMIRKMKLPGREGKTAVVVGTITDDVRVQEVPKLKVCALRVSSRARSRILKAGGKILTFDQLALDSPKGCGTVLLSGPRKGREVYRHFGKAPGTPHSHTKPYVRSKGRKFERARGRRASRGYKN; encoded by the exons ATG GGAGTTGACATCCGCCACAACAAGGACCGAAAGGTTCGACGCAAGGAGCCCAAGAGCCAGGACATCTACTTAAGGCTGTTGGTTAAG CTGTACAGGTTTCTGGCCAGGCGAACCAACTCCACCTTCAATCAAGTTGTGCTGAAGAGGTTGTTCATGAGTCGCAGCAACCGGCCACCTCTGTCCCTTTCCCGGATG ATTCGGAAGATGAAGCTTCCTGGCCGGGAAGGCAAAACAGCTGTGGTGGTGGGGACTATAACCGATGACGTGCGTGTCCAGGAGGTGCCCAAGCTGAAG GTGTGCGCCCTCCGAGTGAGCAGCCGCGCCCGGAGCCGCATCCTCAAGGCCGGGGGCAAGATCCTCACCTTCGACCAGTTGGCCCTGGACTCCCCCAAGGGCTGTGGCACTGTCCTCCTGTCCG gtcCTCGCAAGGGCCGAGAGGTGTACAGGCATTTCGGCAAGGCCCCAGGAACCCCACATAGCCACACCAA ACCCTATGTACGCTCCAAGGGCCGGAAATTCGAGCGCGCCAGAGGCCGACGGGCCAGCCGTGGCTACAAGAACTAA